The window GGCAACCGTCAACGGCCGCCTCGCCGGCATCCTCCGCTTGGCGCGGCGTCTTCGCGAGGGCGGAGCAAGGGTATAGCGGAAGGCGAGCCCCGCACTATCTGACGAGGGAATTGAATGCGTATTGGGATCAACGGGTTCGGCCGGATCGGCCGTAATTTCACGAAGGCGCTTTTGGAACGGTATCCGCAGGTCGCGATCGCGGCCGTGAACGACCTGACCAGCGCCGCCGAACTCGCGCATCTCTTCAAGTACGACTCGAACTACGGCGTGTACGACGCCGCGGTCGGAGCCGAGGGCGATCAGCTCAAGGTCGGTTCGCAAAAAATCAAGGTCGTTGCCGAGCGCGATCCCGGCAAGATTCCGTGGAAAGATCTCGGCGTCGACGTCGTAATCGAATCGACCGGCTTGTTCACGAATGCCGAGAAAGCCGGCTTGCACATCAGCGGTGGCGGCGCAAAGAAAGTCATCATCTCGGCGCCTGCCAGCGGTGAAGATATCACGCTCGTCCTCGGCGTGAACGACGACAAGTACGATCCCGAGAAGCACAAGATCATCTCGAACGCGTCGTGCACGACGAATTGTCTGGCCACCGCCGTCAAGCCGATCGTCGACACGCTCGGCTGGCAACGCGGCTTCATGACGACGATCCACTCGTACACGAACGATCAGCACATCCTCGATGCGCCGCACAAAGATTGGCGCCGCGGGCGAAACGCCGCAACAAATATCGTTCCCACCTCGACCGGCGCCGCGAAAGCGCTGTACTTGACGATCCCCGAAGTCCAAGGAACGTTCGACGGCTTCGCGCTGCGCGTTCCGACGCCGACCGTTTCGATGATCTATCTCGTCGCGCAGACGAAAAAGCCGACGACGAAAGACGAGCTGAACGCACTGCTCAAACGAGCGACCGAAAGCGGCCGGCTGAGCGGCATCATGCAATACACCGACGAGCTGCTCGTCTCGAGCGACTTCAAGCGCTCGCAGTACAGCTCGATCATCGACTCCGGGTTGACGAACGCCAACGGCGATCTCATTCAGATCGGCGCGTGGTACGACAACGAATGGGGCTACTCGTGCCGTCTCGCCGACGTCGCTAACATGGTGCTCAGCAAGATGCCGGCAAAGGTCTGATCGACGTTTGCGGTTTCTGACCCTTAGCGACTTCGACTATCGCGGCCGCCGTGTGCTGGTGCGCGAGGACCTGAACGTCCCCATGAGCGATGGCAAGGTCGCAGACGACACTCGCTTAGTGGCCGCGCTTCCGACGCTGCGCAAGCTCCGTGAAGGGGGCGCGCGGACGATCATCTGTTCGCACCTGGGGCGGCCCGACGGCAAGCGCGATCCGAAATACTCGCTCGAGCCGGTCGGGAAGAGGCTCTCCGAGCTGCTCGAGGTTCCGATAACATTTGTGAACGATTGTATTGGGCCCGAAGCCAAAGCCGCGGCCGAGAAGCTGCGGGACGGCGAGTTCCTGCTGCTGGAAAACGTGCGCTTCCATCCTGAGGAAGAAAAAAACGATAAGCACTTCGCCGAGGAACTTGCCGGGCTCGCCGAGCGTTACGTCAACGACGCCTTCGGTACAGCACATCGCGCCCACGCCTCAACCGAAGGCGTCGCTCATTTTCTCCCTTGCGCGGCCGGTTTGCTGATGGAAGCCGAGCTTTCTGCGCTCTCGAAGCTGACCGAAGATCCGAAGAAGCCTTATGTCTGCGCGATCGGCGGCGCCAAAATTGCCGACAAGATCGGCGTCTTCACGAATCTGATCGGCAAAGTCAGCGGGTTCTGCGTCGGCGGCGGGATGGGCAACACGTTTCTCGCGGCATCGGGCGTTGACGTCGGCAAATCGCTGCGCGATCCCGATCTCGAGCCGGCTAAGAAAATTCTCACGCTGGCACGCGAACGCGGCGTCGAATTTCATTTGCCGACCGATGCGATCGTGGCGGAAAATCTCGACGAAGGCACGCCGTCCGCAGAAGTGTTGCTCCTCGAGCCGCTCGGAAACCGGATGATCCTCGATATCGGTCCGGCGACGTCAGGCGTCTATGCGAACGTGATTCGCCAAGCACTCACGGTCGTCTTCAACGGCCCAATGGGCGTGTACGAGAAGCCCGCGTATCAGCAAGGCACGCGCGTCATCGGCCAAGCTCTCGTCGAAGCGACGAAAGACGGGGCGACCACCGTCGTCGGCGGCGGCGATGCTGCCGCGGCCGCGCACATGCTCGAATTCGACAAAGGCGTTACGCACGTGAGCACCGGCGGGGGCGCGACGCTCGAATTTCTGGAAGGCAAAACATTGCCCGGAGTCGCCGCTCTCGAAGCATGCAGCGCCGCACGCTAATCGTCGGCAACTGGAAGATGCACAAGACGATCGCGCAAGCACGCGACCTCGTTCGTGCGTTGCTCGACGACACGTCGTGGCAACATCCGGACGTCGACGTCGCAATCGCGCCGCCATTCACGGCACTTGCCGCCGTCGCAGCCGAGCTTGCCGGCAGCGACCAACCGTTGCTTGGTGCGCAGACCATGCATTGGAGCGATCAAGGTGCCTACACCGGCGAGATTTCACCGGTGATGCTGCTCGAAGTCGGCTGCACGTACGTCATCCTCGGTCACTCCGAACAGCGCGCCAACTGCGGTGAGACCGACGCGACCGTCAATCTAAAAGTAAGGTCGGCGCTTGCACACGGCATCACGCCGATCGTCGCCGTGGGGGAGTCGCTCGAAGAACACGAAGCCGGACATGCGAAAAAACGCGTGACGCAGCAGATTCTCGGCGCCTTCGACGGCGTCGACGCCAACGGACGTAAACGCTGCGTCCTCGCCTACGAGCCGATCTGGGCGATCGGCAGCGGACTTTCCGAAGATCCGAGCGCGGCGAACGAGGTGATGGCCGAGATCCGCGCGATCGACGCAGCCTTCAACGGCGTTCCGATTCTGTATGGCGGGAGCATGAAGCCGAACAACGTCGCGAGCCTCGTCGCACAACCGAATATCGACGGCGGCCTCGTGGGCGGCGCGAGCCTCGATGCGCAAATCTTCACCGAGCTGATCCGTAACGCACGTCCGGCGGTGGCTGCGTGAGCGAAACGCGCCGGCCGCTCGTCCTTGCCGTACTCGATGGCTGGGGCGTGCGAACCGAGACACACGGTAACGCAATCGCCGCAGCGGAGCTACCGAATTGGCAGCGTTTCCTGGCGACGTATCCGCACACGCTGCTCGAAGCCAGCGGCGAAGACGTCGGACTCCCGCACGGCATCATGGGCAACAGCGAAGTCGGACACATCAACATCGGCAGCGGACGCGTCGTGCCGCAGGGCGTCGTCGTCATCGACAGCGCGATCGCCGAAGGCAGCTTTGCGAAGAATCCCGTGCTCCAGCAGGCGATCGCACACGTTCAAAAGACGAGCGGTACGCTGCATTTTCTCGGTTTGCTGAGCGACGGCTGCGTGCACAGCTCGATGTTGCACCTTGAAGCGCTGATCGATTCCGCCGCGAACGCAAAAGTGCCGTTCGAGATTCACGCGTTTCTGGACGGACGCGATACGCCGCCGCGCTCGGCGCTAAATTACATCGACCGCATCAGCAAGCGGCTGGAAGCCGTCGCGGCCCCGAACGCGATTGCAACCATCAGTGGGCGATTCTTCGCGATGGACCGTGACAAGCGCTGGGATCGCGTCGAGCGGGCGTACGATGCGCTGGCAAGCGGCAAGGCTGCGTTCAACGCGCCGACTGCGCGCGCAGCAATCGAAGCCGCGTACGCGCGAAACGAAAACGACGAATTCGTGCAGCCGACGCTGATCGGAGCCGTGCGTCCGATACGCGAAGGCGACTCGGCGATCTTCTTCAACTTCCGGCCGGACCGCGCGCGGGAGCTAACGCTGGCGTTCACGGATCATTCGTTCTCGCACTTCAATACGGTGAAATACGGCGACCTCGTCTTCGCTACGATGACGAGATATGAGGAGAACTTTCCGAACCCCGTGCTTTTCGGACCGCGCCCGCAGTCGCAGACGTTCGGCGAAGTCATCGCCGAAGCCGGTCTCCGTCAGCTGCGCCTGGCCGAAACCGAGAAGTACGCGCACGTCACGTATTTCTTCAACGGCGGCCGCGAAGACGTTTTCGAAAACGAAGACCGCATTCTGATTCCATCGAACCGCAAGGTGGCGACCTACGATCTCGCGCCCGAGATGATGGCCGCCGAAATCACGACGGCCGCGATCGAAGACCTCGATCATAAACATCACGACGTGATTGTGATGAACTACGCCAACGCCGACATGGTCGGTCACACGGGCGTGTGGGATGCGACGATCTCCGCCGTTGAGACGCTCGACGTCTCGCTCGGACGGCTCGAACAGCGCGTCCTTGCACGCGACGGCATTTTGGTCATCACGTCCGACCACGGGAACGCCGAAGAAAAGATCGACGCCGACGGAAATCCGCTCACGGCGCACACGACAAGCCCCGTGCCGCTCGTGATCATCTCGCAAACATCGGTCGGCACGCTCGCGAACGGCGGCAAGCTCGGCGACATCGCGCCGACGCTGCTTCCGCTGATGGGCTTGCGCGTACCGGGCGAGATGACCGGCAAAAACCTGCTGGCGTGAACGAGCTCGCAAAGCGCGCGGGCGGCGAAGTCGATCTCGCGATCGTTTTGGGAACCGGTTTGTCCGGACTCGTAGCGGAGCGAATTCACCACCCGAAAAAGATTCCGTACGCGGAGCTTGGACTGCCGCGCGCAACGCTGCTCGGACACGCGGGCGAAGCGATCGCCGGTGAGTGGCACAAACGCCGCGTCGTCGCTTTTTCCGGACGCTTTCATCTCTATCAAGGCTTTGACGCGCGACAAGTTACGGCGCAGGTCGATCTCGCGAGCGGCGCCGGTGCTAAGACGATCATCCTTACGAACGCATCCGGCGGTTTGAATTCGAACTTCAAGGCGACCGATCTCATGCTGATCACCGATCAGATCAATCTGACCGGAACGAGCCCGCTGATCGGTCCCGACGAGCCGAATCCGTTCATCGAAATGCTTGGCGCGTACGATTCCGAGCTGTGCGAGATTGCGCGGCGTCGCGCCGCTTCGCTGGGCATCAGCTTGCGCGAAGGCGTCTACGCCGGTCTCGTCGGGCCCGCATTCGAGACGCAGGCTGAAGCGCGGTGGCTGCGCTCGATCGCCGATGTGGTCGGCATGTCGACTGTGCTCGAAA of the Candidatus Baltobacteraceae bacterium genome contains:
- a CDS encoding phosphoglycerate kinase, which gives rise to MRFLTLSDFDYRGRRVLVREDLNVPMSDGKVADDTRLVAALPTLRKLREGGARTIICSHLGRPDGKRDPKYSLEPVGKRLSELLEVPITFVNDCIGPEAKAAAEKLRDGEFLLLENVRFHPEEEKNDKHFAEELAGLAERYVNDAFGTAHRAHASTEGVAHFLPCAAGLLMEAELSALSKLTEDPKKPYVCAIGGAKIADKIGVFTNLIGKVSGFCVGGGMGNTFLAASGVDVGKSLRDPDLEPAKKILTLARERGVEFHLPTDAIVAENLDEGTPSAEVLLLEPLGNRMILDIGPATSGVYANVIRQALTVVFNGPMGVYEKPAYQQGTRVIGQALVEATKDGATTVVGGGDAAAAAHMLEFDKGVTHVSTGGGATLEFLEGKTLPGVAALEACSAAR
- the gap gene encoding type I glyceraldehyde-3-phosphate dehydrogenase gives rise to the protein MRIGINGFGRIGRNFTKALLERYPQVAIAAVNDLTSAAELAHLFKYDSNYGVYDAAVGAEGDQLKVGSQKIKVVAERDPGKIPWKDLGVDVVIESTGLFTNAEKAGLHISGGGAKKVIISAPASGEDITLVLGVNDDKYDPEKHKIISNASCTTNCLATAVKPIVDTLGWQRGFMTTIHSYTNDQHILDAPHKDWRRGRNAATNIVPTSTGAAKALYLTIPEVQGTFDGFALRVPTPTVSMIYLVAQTKKPTTKDELNALLKRATESGRLSGIMQYTDELLVSSDFKRSQYSSIIDSGLTNANGDLIQIGAWYDNEWGYSCRLADVANMVLSKMPAKV
- the gpmI gene encoding 2,3-bisphosphoglycerate-independent phosphoglycerate mutase codes for the protein MSETRRPLVLAVLDGWGVRTETHGNAIAAAELPNWQRFLATYPHTLLEASGEDVGLPHGIMGNSEVGHINIGSGRVVPQGVVVIDSAIAEGSFAKNPVLQQAIAHVQKTSGTLHFLGLLSDGCVHSSMLHLEALIDSAANAKVPFEIHAFLDGRDTPPRSALNYIDRISKRLEAVAAPNAIATISGRFFAMDRDKRWDRVERAYDALASGKAAFNAPTARAAIEAAYARNENDEFVQPTLIGAVRPIREGDSAIFFNFRPDRARELTLAFTDHSFSHFNTVKYGDLVFATMTRYEENFPNPVLFGPRPQSQTFGEVIAEAGLRQLRLAETEKYAHVTYFFNGGREDVFENEDRILIPSNRKVATYDLAPEMMAAEITTAAIEDLDHKHHDVIVMNYANADMVGHTGVWDATISAVETLDVSLGRLEQRVLARDGILVITSDHGNAEEKIDADGNPLTAHTTSPVPLVIISQTSVGTLANGGKLGDIAPTLLPLMGLRVPGEMTGKNLLA
- the tpiA gene encoding triose-phosphate isomerase; translation: MQRRTLIVGNWKMHKTIAQARDLVRALLDDTSWQHPDVDVAIAPPFTALAAVAAELAGSDQPLLGAQTMHWSDQGAYTGEISPVMLLEVGCTYVILGHSEQRANCGETDATVNLKVRSALAHGITPIVAVGESLEEHEAGHAKKRVTQQILGAFDGVDANGRKRCVLAYEPIWAIGSGLSEDPSAANEVMAEIRAIDAAFNGVPILYGGSMKPNNVASLVAQPNIDGGLVGGASLDAQIFTELIRNARPAVAA
- a CDS encoding purine-nucleoside phosphorylase; the protein is MNELAKRAGGEVDLAIVLGTGLSGLVAERIHHPKKIPYAELGLPRATLLGHAGEAIAGEWHKRRVVAFSGRFHLYQGFDARQVTAQVDLASGAGAKTIILTNASGGLNSNFKATDLMLITDQINLTGTSPLIGPDEPNPFIEMLGAYDSELCEIARRRAASLGISLREGVYAGLVGPAFETQAEARWLRSIADVVGMSTVLETIRARYLKMRVLGFSVITNMVGLPTSHEEVIAAGNTRAADLARLLDAIVESL